One Candidatus Margulisiibacteriota bacterium DNA segment encodes these proteins:
- a CDS encoding ATP-grasp domain-containing protein: MTKPVKKVVLLHQQLLDPNAEDQIDTLVQVNSVRKALEQLDFHVFVEEFSLNNLDSLFSKIKLYSPEFVFNLVETEGKYLHLAPLFLEFYSIPYSGCSSESTYLTTNKVLAKLMLRQFNLPTANWFSLDSKVGEREMLNKKVIIKSIVEDASINIDDSSVSVFSSFEMMQTEIQNKNNKYNDKFFIEEYIDGREFNISIIGSSENPLVLPLAEMQFINFPEDKEKIISYSAKWDDSTFEYQNTLRTFDFETSDKSLLKKLEAISLKCWEIFGLNGYARIDFRVDKYNKPWILEINANPGISEDSGFVAAANKSGLSYTDMIKVIINNLRKLK; encoded by the coding sequence ATGACAAAACCAGTTAAAAAAGTTGTTCTTTTACATCAACAATTATTAGATCCTAATGCAGAAGACCAAATAGACACATTAGTACAAGTTAATAGTGTTAGAAAAGCTTTAGAGCAGTTAGATTTTCATGTTTTTGTTGAAGAGTTTAGTCTAAATAATCTTGACTCGCTATTCAGTAAGATTAAACTTTATTCTCCTGAATTTGTTTTTAATTTGGTGGAAACAGAGGGTAAATATTTGCATTTGGCTCCATTGTTTTTGGAGTTTTATTCAATTCCATATTCCGGCTGTTCGTCTGAAAGTACCTATTTAACTACAAATAAAGTGTTAGCAAAGTTAATGTTGAGACAATTTAATTTGCCTACAGCCAATTGGTTTAGTCTTGACTCTAAGGTCGGAGAAAGGGAGATGTTAAACAAAAAAGTCATCATCAAGTCTATTGTTGAGGATGCATCTATTAATATAGACGATTCTTCTGTCTCAGTGTTTTCTAGTTTTGAGATGATGCAAACTGAAATTCAAAATAAGAATAATAAATATAATGACAAATTTTTCATAGAAGAATACATTGATGGTAGAGAATTTAATATCTCGATTATTGGTTCTTCAGAAAATCCGCTTGTTTTGCCACTAGCAGAAATGCAGTTTATAAATTTTCCTGAGGATAAAGAAAAAATTATAAGCTATTCAGCAAAATGGGATGACTCAACTTTTGAGTATCAAAATACTCTCAGGACTTTTGATTTTGAGACAAGCGATAAAAGTTTATTAAAAAAGCTTGAGGCTATTTCTCTGAAATGTTGGGAAATTTTTGGTCTAAATGGCTACGCTAGAATCGATTTTCGAGTAGATAAATATAATAAGCCCTGGATATTGGAGATAAATGCGAATCCTGGGATTTCTGAGGACAGTGGTTTTGTGGCAGCCGCCAATAAATCGGGATTATCATATACAGACATGATAAAAGTTATAATTAATAATTTAAGGAAATTAAAATGA
- a CDS encoding GNAT family N-acetyltransferase has product MNKQTDLTFREKPKAADVANIRRIVDSTKFFNEEELGIAVELIEERLQKGKVSGYLFLFAEIAQKVVGYVCYGPIHGTVMSYDLYWIVVDNNYRSLGIGKELMLRAEKLMKEQGGGRVYVETSSREQYLPTRTFYLSCNYYLEAQLKDFYGPNDDKALFVKELL; this is encoded by the coding sequence ATGAATAAACAAACAGACTTAACTTTTAGAGAAAAACCAAAAGCAGCAGATGTGGCAAATATCAGAAGAATCGTTGATTCCACAAAATTTTTTAATGAGGAAGAATTGGGTATTGCTGTTGAATTAATTGAAGAGAGATTACAAAAAGGAAAAGTTAGTGGATATTTATTTCTTTTTGCAGAGATAGCCCAAAAAGTAGTTGGCTATGTTTGCTATGGTCCTATTCATGGGACAGTAATGAGTTATGACTTGTACTGGATTGTTGTTGATAATAATTATCGGTCATTGGGGATAGGCAAAGAGTTGATGCTAAGAGCAGAGAAATTAATGAAAGAGCAGGGTGGTGGAAGAGTTTATGTGGAAACTTCCTCTCGTGAACAATATCTGCCTACAAGAACATTTTATCTGAGTTGCAATTATTATCTTGAGGCACAGCTAAAAGATTTTTACGGACCGAATGATGACAAAGCGCTTTTCGTAAAAGAGTTGTTGTAA
- a CDS encoding acetylpolyamine amidohydrolase, translating to MLRIRRIHDAIYPANKRELLQVQEIIRAQFPGVKEEEILQLTEQLHNPLKYKFRAILLVADNHKGNVDAFALLFHAPDLNFCFLDFLATKKGFSGRGIGSILYEKVRSEAKKLNSVGLFFECLPDDPLLCRDPEILKENIRRFKFYESFGVTPITNTKYETLLNEGDDNPPYLMFDNLDKSENVLDLDIAIKIVKAILKRKYSDLCSEEYMKFVLDSFKDDPIQCRKPKYLKKTNHSSNFSVKDKQKIALIVNEKHYIHHVKERGYVEAPVRISSIMTELDKSNLFVKIKSRTFSEDYIKKVHDLDYFNYFKKVCASLPVGKSIYPYIFPIRNAKKPPKELDVCAGYYCIDTFTPINTNAFLAAKESVFCTLTGAKLLEDGQDIVYSLVRPPGHHAEKRAFGGFCYFNSAAISAEYLSKFGKIAILDIDYHHGNGQQDIFYNREDVFTVSIHGSPRFAYPYFSGFVDEVGVGVGEGFNVNYPLPESISYEEYKKTLIKAINKIKKYKPLYLIVSLGLDTAKGDPTGTWSFIAKNFEETGKLLGEMNLPTLVVQEGGYKTSNLGINAKSFFTGLWRSYYE from the coding sequence ATGCTAAGAATTAGGCGTATTCATGATGCAATATATCCAGCAAACAAAAGAGAATTATTGCAAGTTCAGGAAATTATAAGAGCTCAATTTCCAGGGGTTAAAGAAGAAGAAATTTTACAATTAACAGAACAACTTCATAATCCATTAAAATATAAATTTCGTGCAATTTTATTAGTTGCAGACAATCATAAAGGAAATGTTGATGCCTTTGCTTTATTGTTTCACGCCCCAGATTTGAATTTTTGTTTTTTAGATTTTCTTGCTACAAAAAAAGGATTTTCTGGTAGGGGTATTGGCAGTATTCTTTATGAAAAAGTTAGGTCAGAAGCAAAAAAGCTGAATAGCGTTGGGTTGTTTTTTGAATGTTTGCCAGACGACCCTTTGTTATGCCGAGATCCAGAAATACTCAAAGAAAACATTCGTAGGTTTAAGTTTTATGAAAGTTTTGGTGTTACTCCAATCACAAATACAAAGTATGAGACTCTTTTAAATGAGGGAGATGATAATCCGCCTTATTTGATGTTTGATAATTTAGATAAAAGTGAAAATGTTTTAGATTTAGATATTGCAATTAAAATTGTTAAAGCTATTCTAAAGAGAAAGTATTCTGATTTGTGCTCTGAGGAATACATGAAGTTTGTTTTAGACTCGTTTAAGGATGACCCTATCCAATGCAGAAAGCCAAAATATCTGAAAAAAACTAACCATTCAAGTAATTTTTCGGTCAAAGATAAACAGAAAATAGCTTTAATAGTTAATGAAAAGCATTATATCCATCACGTTAAAGAACGTGGCTATGTAGAAGCACCGGTCAGAATTTCTTCCATAATGACAGAGTTAGATAAATCAAATCTTTTTGTAAAAATTAAAAGCCGAACTTTTTCTGAAGACTATATTAAAAAGGTGCATGATTTGGATTATTTTAATTACTTTAAAAAAGTTTGTGCCTCCTTGCCGGTAGGGAAGTCCATTTATCCTTACATTTTTCCTATAAGAAATGCAAAAAAACCACCTAAAGAGCTTGATGTTTGTGCTGGATATTATTGTATCGACACTTTTACTCCAATTAATACGAATGCTTTTTTAGCTGCAAAAGAATCGGTTTTTTGTACCTTAACTGGGGCAAAATTACTGGAAGATGGTCAGGATATTGTTTACTCTCTTGTACGACCTCCAGGTCATCATGCTGAAAAGAGAGCATTTGGCGGTTTTTGTTATTTTAATTCTGCTGCTATTTCCGCAGAATATTTGTCTAAGTTTGGGAAAATAGCTATATTAGATATTGATTATCATCATGGTAATGGTCAGCAAGACATTTTTTATAACAGGGAAGATGTCTTCACTGTTTCAATACATGGAAGCCCCAGATTTGCGTATCCATATTTTTCAGGATTTGTTGATGAAGTTGGCGTTGGTGTTGGTGAAGGGTTTAATGTTAATTATCCATTGCCTGAAAGTATTAGTTATGAAGAATATAAAAAGACTCTGATTAAGGCTATTAATAAAATAAAAAAGTATAAGCCATTATATTTGATTGTTAGTTTAGGACTAGATACCGCAAAAGGTGATCCTACTGGTACTTGGAGCTTTATAGCAAAAAACTTTGAAGAGACTGGTAAGTTGCTAGGAGAAATGAATTTACCAACGCTAGTTGTTCAAGAGGGTGGCTATAAAACTAGTAACTTAGGTATCAATGCCAAGTCTTTTTTTACTGGTTTATGGCGTAGTTACTACGAGTAG
- a CDS encoding FtsX-like permease family protein: MLLVINLAFKNLMGGRLRTVLNILILSFAFVAILLYQGLIAGMNDQMTRAVIEEEVGGGQFWVNSYDPYDPFKLDNAYGPLPSKLIAMVNEGQAEPILLRPATIFPQGREQGVVLRGINPNQNILKMPTTVLSSEIELPLIIGKRMAKSTGLKVGDTIMIRWRDKNGAFDAKKGTIVAVMGTIVQTIDRGQIWMSLQDLLEISNMEKEATILVLKYPHISESIEKWTYKSQKNLLQDVKSSVDAEKSFSIVMNIILLGLALIAIFDSQMFAVFRRRKEIGTLIALGMTRAKVIALFTIEGALNGVLAICAGFVWGLPLMRYMMNTGMSVYSAADDFGMAMPERLYASFSLQLILGSTLLIFLMVTIVSYLPTKKIAKLNPTDAIRGKVT; this comes from the coding sequence ATGTTATTAGTAATAAATTTAGCTTTTAAAAACTTAATGGGAGGAAGGTTACGAACAGTTCTAAATATTTTGATACTTTCGTTTGCCTTTGTTGCTATTTTACTTTATCAAGGGCTGATAGCTGGAATGAACGACCAAATGACCAGAGCCGTCATTGAGGAAGAAGTTGGTGGTGGACAATTTTGGGTAAACAGCTACGACCCTTATGATCCCTTTAAATTAGACAATGCCTATGGACCACTTCCGTCCAAGCTTATTGCTATGGTAAACGAAGGACAAGCTGAACCTATTCTGCTGCGACCAGCCACTATCTTTCCGCAAGGAAGAGAACAGGGTGTCGTGTTGCGTGGGATTAATCCAAATCAGAATATTTTAAAAATGCCAACCACAGTATTGTCCTCAGAGATAGAATTACCCTTAATCATTGGCAAACGTATGGCAAAAAGCACAGGATTAAAAGTTGGGGACACTATTATGATTAGATGGAGAGATAAGAACGGTGCTTTTGATGCTAAAAAAGGAACTATAGTTGCAGTCATGGGCACTATCGTCCAAACAATAGATCGAGGTCAGATTTGGATGTCGCTACAAGATTTGCTTGAAATTTCTAATATGGAAAAGGAAGCGACTATTCTTGTTTTAAAATATCCGCATATAAGTGAAAGTATTGAAAAATGGACATATAAAAGTCAAAAAAATCTTTTGCAGGATGTGAAAAGTTCCGTTGATGCTGAAAAATCTTTTAGTATTGTGATGAATATTATTTTGTTAGGATTAGCCTTGATTGCCATTTTTGATAGTCAAATGTTTGCTGTGTTTCGTCGTCGTAAAGAAATTGGCACTCTCATCGCGTTGGGTATGACCAGAGCTAAAGTGATTGCTCTTTTTACCATTGAAGGTGCGCTTAATGGGGTTTTGGCAATTTGTGCTGGGTTTGTCTGGGGACTACCTTTGATGCGTTATATGATGAATACTGGAATGAGTGTATATTCAGCAGCAGATGATTTCGGTATGGCTATGCCAGAAAGATTATATGCTTCATTTAGTTTGCAGTTAATTTTAGGATCAACACTACTGATCTTCCTTATGGTGACAATTGTTAGTTACTTACCAACAAAAAAAATAGCAAAACTAAATCCCACTGATGCTATACGTGGGAAAGTTACGTAA